Within the Photobacterium swingsii genome, the region TGTCTAATCGCCATCTTCAGAATTTGGGAGCCAATGCCGAGTCCTTGATGCGAAGGTAAAATAAAGAACCGACAAAAGTACAGTTTATTGCCTTGGTTTTGTACCAAGTAACTGCCTATCGCTTTGCCTTTCGACGCTATGATTAAAGGGCGCTCTTCTAACCACTCTTCAGCATGAATACGGCGTTGTACCGTTTCATCCCAACCAAAAACATGCTTAATGGGTTCGAATTCGGTTCGCTTTTTTAGATCAAACAAAAATTCATAATCCTCATCATAAGCGGGCCGGATAGCGAAGGAGGCTGCACGTGTCATAGAGACTTAAGATGCACTAAGGCAAACGGTATTATTTAAATAACAGGCGATAGACTGTTCGCTTGCATCGAAGTGAGGTTGTGGGAGTGCAGTCGGATCAACCCATAGCCAACCATCACATTTTTCGGGCTCTTTTAGTTCAGGTGTACCGGAATACTCAGTCGCTAATAGGGCAATACTGATGTAATGCAACCCAGACTCTTGATAGGTTTTGAGGTTGTTAGTGATAGCAATCACTTGCGGGTTATGGATCTGAACCCCCGTTTCTTCAAGCATTTCACGGACAGCACATTGCTCGAACGTCTCACCTATTTCTAGGTGGCCACCAGGAATAGAGTAATACGGAGAGTGACTATTTTTGCGCTTACCGATCAGGACTTTCCCTTGGCTATTCACCAGAATAATACCTATGCCAACTTTCGGGGTTTCTGCTGTCATATTAAGCCTTTAACTCTAATAGTGTGTTCTTAAACTATATATACAATGAAGTAACTGAACTGCCAATCTAATTTGCTAACAATGCGCTTAATTGGCCGCTTCTATCGTCAGAAAATGCGATGATTGTCATTGCGTCTTTCGTCATAGCTCTTTTAAGCATAGGCACGAATGGGTTGGATTAAACAAGGGCACTAAGGTGAATTAATATGTAATCGCTTGGTTGTACTAGCTAGGTGATGCATTGGTGCTGGCATCTCACAGCATAATTCGCTAATCTGCAGAAACGCTAAAATTTAGGAAGACGCATAAATAAATGGAAAGTTTAACGTTACAGCCAATTAAACAGATTGATGGTGTAGTGAACCTGCCGGGCTCAAAGAGTGTTTCGAACCGAGCCTTGTTATTGGCGGCGTTAGCACAGGGACAAACACGCTTAACAAATTTGCTTGATAGTGATGATATTCGTCATATGCTAAATGCACTCGAACAGTTAGGGGTTCAATATGAACTTTCTGAGGATAAAACAGAGTGTGTAGTAAATGGTTTAGGCCATGCTTTCCAACCTGAAAAAGCACTAGAGCTATACCTTGGCAATGCTGGTACTGCAATGCGCCCACTTGCCGCGGCATTGTGCTTAGGCCGTGGTGAGTTTGTCTTAACAGGTGAGCCTCGTATGAAAGAGCGCCCAATTGGACACTTGGTAGATGCGCTACGGACCGCAGGTGCTGAAGTCACTTACCTAGAAAATGAACATTATCCACCACTTGCAATTAAAGGTACGGGCCTTAATGGCGGCGAAGTTGAAATTGATGGTTCTATTTCTAGCCAATTTTTGACTGCTTTCTTGATGGCTGCGCCAATGGCAACGCAAGACACCGTGATTCGCATTAAAGGTGATTTGGTATCTAAACCTTATATTGATATTACACTGCATATTATGGCGCAATTTGGTGTGATAGTTGAAAACCGTGATTATCAAGAGTTTGTTGTACCATCAGGACAAACCTACCAAGCACCTGGTGACTTCTTAGTGGAAGGAGATGCATCGTCAGCGTCTTACTTCCTTGCGGCGGCTGCTATTAACGGCGGGACGGTCAAAGTAACGGGAATTGGAAAGAAAAGCATTCAAGGTGATGTTCAGTTTGCTGATGCATTAGCCGCGATGGGGGCTGAAATTGAGTGGGGAGATGATTTTGTGATTGCCCGCCGAGGTGAGTTAAAAGCGGTCGATCTTGATTTCAACCATATTCCAGATGCAGCCATGACGATTGCGACGACGGCATTATTTGCTGAAGGCACAACGTCTATTCGTAACGTTTATAACTGGCGGGTCAAAGAAACCGATCGCTTGGCGGCAATGGCGACTGAACTACGTAAAGTTGGCGCAGAAGTGGAAGAGGGGCATGATTACATAACAATTACGCCGCCTCAGCAGCTGTCTCATGCCGCAATTGATACCTATGATGATCATCGTATGGCAATGTGTTTCTCGCTGGTGGCATTAAGCGATACACCTGTGACGATTAACGATCCGAAATGTACGTCAAAAACTTTCCCTGATTATTTCGACAAATTAAAAGGCCTAAGCCAATAAAGCGAGTGTTGAAATAACTATAGGAAAATAATCAATAATCACACCCATATTACTCGATATGGGTGTTTTTTCTTCATGCGGCACATTCATCGTCTATGCAGCTGTTTTCTTCTGCCCCTTTACAAAAAAATCACGTATAATCTGCGCCCGTTTGATTGATGGCTTAACTTTGTTGTTGCTGGTTTATGCTATGCAAAATTAAGCGATTAATATTAACGATTGTGAAAATATTCGGAGATACTCTATGTCTACACATTCACCCGTCATCACGGTTGATGGCCCCAGCGGTGCAGGTAAAGGCACATTATGTATGCTTTTAGCTGACAAGCTAGGTTGGAACCTTTTAGATTCTGGCGCTATCTACCGCGTACTTGCACTTGCAGCGCTTCACCACGGTGTTGATCTGGAGTCAGAAGACGCGTTAGTGGTACTGGCTGCGCACTTAGATGTGCAGTTTGTAGCTGAAGGTGATTTGGTGAAAGTGATCTTAGAAGGGGAGGATGTATCGCCTACATTGCGTACCCAAGATGTCGCGAATGCAGCGTCAAAAATTGCTGCACTTCCTCGTGTACGTGAAGCCTTACTTCGTCGCCAACGAGCATTTAGTGAAGCACCTGGTTTAGTAGCAGATGGCCGCGATATGGGGACAGTTGTTTTCCCGCAAGCAGAAGTAAAAATCTTCCTTGATGCGAGTGCGGAAGAACGTGCTAATCGCCGTATGAATCAGTTGCAAAATAAAGGCATAGATGTTAACTTTGTCACCCTTTTAGGCGAGATTCAAGAACGCGATTATAGAGATCGTAACCGTGCGGTTGCTCCTCTGCGTCCCGCTGATGATGCTTTAGTGCTAGACTCTACTGAGCTTTCAATAGAGGAAGTGACAGCGCAAGCACTCGCTTATATTGAAAAAAAATTGTCTTGTTGAGCAATCAGCAAGGCGGCGTCGGTGTCACGGAAGATAACTGACTTTTATATCAACCCCATGCGGTAGGATACCCATGGTTGTTTATCATATTGAAGATTAAATAATGACTGAATCTTTTGCTTTACTCTTTGAAGAGTCTCTGAACGAAATCGAAACACGCCCAGGCGCGATCGTTAAAGGTACTGTAGTAGCTATCGAGAACGGTTACGTTCTTGTTGATGCTGGCCTTAAGTCTGAGTCATCTATCCCAGCTGAAGAATTCAAGAACGCTGCTGGCGAACTTGAAATCGAAATCGGCGCACAAGTAGATGTTGCTCTTGACGCGATCGAAGATGGTTTCGGTGAGACTAAACTTTCTCGTGAGAAAGCTAAGCGTCACGAAGCTTGGATCCAGCTTGAAAAAGCTTACGAAGAAGCTGAAACTGTTGTTGGTATCATCAACGGTAAAGTTAAGGGCGGCTTCACAGTTGAACTTAACGGCATCCGTGCGTTCCTACCAGGTTCACTAGTAGACGTACGTCCAATCCGTGACACTGCTCACCTTGAAAACAAAGAGCTAGAGTTCAAAGTAATCAAGCTTGATCAGAAGCGCAACAACGTTGTTGTTTCTCGCCGCGCAGTTATCGAATCTGAAAACAGCGTTGAGCGTGACGAGCTACTTGCATCTCTACAAGAAGGCATGGAAGTTAAAGGTATCGTTAAGAACCTTACTGACTACGGTGCATTCGTTGATCTTGGTGGTGTTGACGGTCTTCTACACATTACTGATATGGCTTGGAAACGCGTTAAGCACCCAAGTGAAATCGTTAATGTTGGCGACGAAATCAACGTTAAAGTTCTTAAGTTCGACCGTGAGCGTACTCGCGTATCACTAGGTCTTAAGCAACTTGGCGAAGATCCATGGGTTGCAATCGCTAAGCGTTACCCAGAAAGCACTAAGCTATCTGGCCGCGTAACTAACCTAACTGACTACGGCTGCTTCGTTGAAATCGAAGAAGGCGTTGAAGGTCTTGTACACGTTTCTGAGATGGATTGGACTAACAAAAACATCCACCCATCAAAAGTTGTTAACGTGGGCGACGAAGTTGAAGTTATGGTTCTTGATATCGACGAAGAACGTCGTCGTATCAGCCTAGGTCTTAAGCAGTGTAAAGCTAACCCATGGCAGTCATTTGCAGAAATGCAAGCTAAGGGCGACAAAGTAACTGGTAAGATCAAGTCTATCACTGATTTCGGTATCTTCATCGGTCTTGAAGGCGGCATCGACGGTCTAGTTCACCTATCTGACATTTCTTGGAATGTTTCTGGTGAAGACGCAGTTCGTGACTTCAAGAAAGGCGACGAAATCTCTGCAGTAGTTCTTGCAGTTGACGCAGAGCGTGAGCGTATCTCTCTAGGCGTTAAGCAAATCGAAGAAGACCCATTCAACGGCTACGTTGCAGTTAACAAGAAAGGTGCTCTAGTTACTGGTACTGTTACTGCAGTTGACGCGAAAGGCGCAACAGTTGAGCTAATTGAAGGCGTTGAAGGTTACCTACGTGCTTCTGAAGCATCTGTTGACCGTGTTGAAGACGCAACTCTAGTTCTTTCTGTAGGCGATTCTGTTGAAGCTAAATTCACAGGCGTTGACCGTAAGAACCGCGTAATCAACCTATCTGTACGCGCTAAAGACGTTGCTGAAGAGCAAGAAGCAATGGCTACTCTGAACAAGCAAGACGACGCTTCGTTCGGTAACGCTATGGCTGACGCTTTCAAAGCTGCTAAAGGCGAATAATTGAGCTTAGGGAGAAAAAGCGTTTTAGCATTTTCTCCCTAAACGGTTATACTATTGAGAAACATACTAAAAACCGGAGTGTTTATGACAAAGTCTGAATTAATTGAAAGGCTATGTAGTCAACAAACACATCTTTCTGCCAAACAGGTAGAAGATGCAATCAAGGATATCCTTGAGCACATGGCGAACACCCTTGAAGAGGGGGATCGCATTGAGATCCGCGGCTTTGGTAGCTTCTCGTTGCATTACCGTGCTCCCCGTGTAGGTCGCAACCCTAAAACTGGTGATAAAGTTGAGTTGGACGGCAAGTTCGTTCCTCACTTCAAACCAGGTAAAGAATTACGCGATCGTGTTAATTTGTCTCTGGCAGGTTAACCTCGGTTCTGACAAAAAACGGCATACATTGTATGCCGTTTTTTTATGCCTAAAATTTGAGTTATGTTGCCAGCGAAAAGAAGACACCTTAGAATATTGATTCTGAACCGTGATTCTGCAAAATGGTAATGAGTTAAGTTACTATTTATTAAGCAGAAAATGTTTATTCTTATGAATATATCAATATTGAGAGCTAAGTGTTCATAGAACGTGCTGAATTATGCCGTTACTTAATGATTTTGGTAACGAGTTGCTGCATAATCACAGAATGTTCTGTTTGATATAATCGAACTTTGATGGATTAAGTGAGAGGATTCACGATGAAAATAATTGGCATTCTGCTACTCATAGTCTGCTTTTTGATCACCCTAGCGCTTGGGGCACAAAACCAAGAGCTGGTGAATTTTAATTACCTTGTTGCCCAGGGTGAGTTCCAGTTATCAACATTATTAGGTATCGCATTCGGTGGTGGTTTTGCTATCGGTTGGTTGATTTGTGGCCTTCTATATTTAAAAGCACGTGTATCTAAAAATCTACTAACCAAAAAAGTTGCTAAGCAACAAAAAGAGTTGGAGCAGCTTCGTGCCGCGCCAGCGAAGGACTAATTAATGCTTGAGCTGTTGTTCCTGTTACTCCCTATTGCCGCCGCTTATGGTTGGTATATGGGTAACAGGAACGCACAAAACGAACGACAAGAACAGTCTCATCACATGTCACGTCAATACGTGACAGGTTTGAACCTATTGCTTTCTGATCAGTCAGATAAAGCAGTAGATGTGTTCATTGAGCTGCTTCAAGTTGACAGTGAAACAATCGATACCCACCTTGCACTTGGCAACCTTTTTCGAAGCCGAGGTGAGGTAGATCGTGCGATTCGTATTCACCAAAACTTGATTGCTCGCCCAAACCTAACAATCGATCAACGTAATCTCGCGTTACAACAGTTAGCAAAAGACTACATGGCTGCTGGTTTCCTCGATCGAGCAGAAAAAATATTTCAGCAATTGCTTGATGAACCCGATCATCGTAAAGCGGCACTCCAACAGCTCCTCTCTATTTATCAGCAGACCCGTGAATGGGAAAATGCGATAGAGATGGCGACACAACTTGTAAAGATGGGTAAGACAAAGTTAAAGCATGATATTGCACATTACTGGTGTGAATTATCGATGTTGGAACTTGGTGCCCAAAATTCAGATAAAGCTAAGCAACACCTAAAAAAAGCATTATCTACCGATAAGAATTGTGTTCGAGCGACGATAGCGTCAGCGCGTATTATGATCTCTGAAAAAGAATACAAATCTGCAGCGAAGCAATTAGAGCGAATTGCTGAACAAGATGTCGACTTTATTAGTGAAGGGTTACCTTTGTTGCTGCAATGCTATGAGGCAATGGGCAATGAAACGGCTTGGCTTAAATATCTGCAAAATTCGGTGGATCACAAAGCAGGTGCGACTGCAGAGTTGATGTTGGCTGATGAAATTTTCAAACATGAAGGCGCAGCACTTGCTCAGGCTTTCATGACTCGTCAATTAACTAAAAACCCAACCATGAAAGGCTTCTATCAATTGATGGACTATCACCTTGATGAGGCCGAAGAGGGGCGTGCTAAAGATAGCTTAACCTCGTTGCGTAAATTGGTGGGTGAACAACTTAAACTTAAACCGCACTATCGGTGCCGTAACTGTGGTTTTGCTACCCACTCTTTGTACTGGCAGTGCCCATCTTGTAAAAGTTGGGGAACAGTGAAGCCTATTCGCGGTTTGGATGGCGAGTAAGACTAAATAATCCTTTTTATTTGTTCAATCAAAATAGAAGCAATTAAGTGCATCTTAATGCTTTGTAGTGTATAAAAACACCGTATTTATTGTACGGTGTTTTTATGTTTGGTCGCATCTTAATTATATTTACTTTTATTTGTTTATTAATAGCTTGTGGTGGTGAATCATCAAGTTCATCCTCAACAGGAACAGGAACAGGAACAGGAACAGGAACAGGAACAGGAACAGGAACAGGAACAACAGGTGGTGGTTCTGGAGGCGGTACCCTGCCTGATAAACTCAATATTGCCGATTACGAAACGTTACCACAGTCTTTCAAGACAACCGTAAGACGTAATGATCAGGTCTTACAAGTTACGCTTAATAAATTCTCCTTACGTCGCAAAGATACGGTCTTCTATCAATATGCGGCAGACAACCCCGCTGAAATTACGCCTTTAAGCTATACTCCGGAAGTTCGCAGTTACCGAGGACAAGTTGATTCTGAGCCAGAATCAATGATTATCGGTTATGTGGATGGGGAGAATAATTTCTATGGTCGTGTTTTTTATGGAGGCCAGTTGGCTTGGGAAATCCCTTCAATACCCGTGCCGACGAAGGTACAAAAAGGGCTACTCCTTAATAATGCAATCAATCGCTCTCCCGTCGATTTACAGCCAATAAAAGAGAACCATCAGCTTGGCGCACCATCGCTCTCTTCGCCTATTCCTAGCAAGGAGAGCTTTTATCTTCAGCTAGCAGAGATTACTTTTTTTGCCTCATTTGATAGTTACGACAAAATATTTAAGAAAAAGCTAAATAGTGCGATTGGTGGTATGGATTATGCTGCTAATTTGTTGGATTACGTGTTTGCTCGCGACGCACTTATTCGATTTAGTTATGCCGGTGGCTTGATTGCGACCGCTAAGCCAAGTGGGTTGAGTGAAAATGAACAACAACAGCATTTGCGTACTAAGTTAGACAAAAAGTTTTCACTCTTTCATCGTTTCACCGGCCCTGCCAATAGTGGTGCGAATACGGGGTTAACGAGTTGGTGTGAATATAATAAATCCTTGTGGTGCACGCTTCATGAAGTAGGGCATGCATTTAATTTGGGTCACGATATTGGCCCTGAGTCTGTTGGTCTAATGGGGGCTATGGAACTGATCCCGACCAATAATATTTCGGTTGTTAAATCTTCTCCGGGGGCGATGAATGGCAAAATCGTTCCTGCAATGCAGTCGCGAATGAGCCCAAATGCCAACATTGATCACTTGGATGTTGAGCGTGATGGGCGAGGGCAAGTTAATGTCTTTGCAAATGACTTTGATGCTAACGGTAATTTATCTGGCGGCAAAGTGATGATTCGCGCGTTTGACCAGCGCTCGGCTCAAAACGCTCGTATTGCACATTTGGGGAATGGTGTTTTTGAATATGTCGCCCCGGTCGGTTTTGTGGGGGAAGATGAATTTAGTTACGTAATTGTTGATGATCAGGGTATGGCTGATCGCAGCGAAGTTCATGTGCGAGTGCTGTCGAAATCACGAATTGCTTATTATTCGCTAGATAACTACACAGTTCGGAAAAATTTAAAAACCGAAGATAACAAAGCCGCTGGTGATATTCATTTGTTGGTTAATCAAGCGGGAGGGGAACATTTTATCCGCAGAGTGACAAATTTGCCACGTTGGTCTTATGTCGGTTTAGCTCAGGAAATTTTGCGAGAAGGCGGTTACAACTTAGTCTTTGAAGAAAATGATGTAATGGCGAATAAAGACCATGTGCCTCATGATTTAGTACCAGGCCTGTCTAGCTATTCTGTATCGCTGACATTTACCCAAGATGGTGATTTTGTTTCTCATCGTGCTGATGGCAGCATGAGTCGCGGAAGCCAAGAAATTGCTATGGTTGGGCAAGGTAAACTAGATGAAGGGTTTGCATTGTCGTATTTCAATGGTAATACCCAGCGAGCTAATCATTCAGGTGAGCCGCTAAAGGGGCTCGGTTGGACTTTAGTGGGACGTCAATTCTTTACACAAAGTCACTTTCGTCAGCAGCCGCATATTGTTCATGCGTATGCCAAACCTGATGCTGTCGTGGTGAATGACAATAAACCGCACAAAATTGTTTGGGTGGTCAACCGCGAAAACAACACAGTTACAACTTGGGTAGACAATAAAATTGTGCCGATGAAGTTGGCCAAGAGTGATACCGATTTTTCTGACCATGTTACTTTACCTGATGGTTTTGCTGGTGTTTACCCTGGTGGTACGCATGGTTGGTATAGTTCGGGGCGTGATTGGTACTCCCAATACGTTGGACCATGGTTTATGCGTCAGCTTAATGCGGGAGATACAACAATTTGGGAAGACGTGACTGACTTTGTTAGTCATAAATCGCGGGTTGATGATATTCAACTATACAGTTATGCGTTGAACGAACAAGAAGTTCGTGATTTTTACGAGGGCAAACAAAAAGCGTATTCCAATGCTCCACTCAATGGTAAATCGACATCATGGCAAGACTTAACGTTACGCTGGAATAATAAAGGGGTCAAAGGTTATCGCTTAACTTGGGGATACCAAGCTGACTTAACTGTCTTTGAACAGCAACGTGATATGGGAATGGCAACAACAGTTCAGATCCTACCAGATCGTCAGCGGCCAGTACTGTATTGGCGCATAGATACACAATTTGCTGATGGCTGGGTAAACGGGAATATTTGGAGCGTTGTAAATCCAGAAAAACAAGGCAAGCGATTAACGTTATCTTTTACTCAAGATGAACTTGATAGTAGTGATAAGGTAGATAGTCGTGCGTGGCCGATGAATGTATCGAAGTTGATTGAAGGGGTACAAGTCACTGTTACTGGCCAGCATCATCGCAACGAACCGTCACAACTTATCTTACGAGGTCATGGAACGGCACTTTCTGTAACCAGCCATGGTGAACTATTTTCTCAAGCCGTAGTGCGTCTTGGGTCTGAAGATGCTTATAAGCAAGGGCATTTTAAGATCCAGTATCGTGATGGCGCGAATTGGGTTGATGGGCTGGTGCTTTATAAAAACGGGGTTGCAACCAGTTTTAACATCAATGGTGACTTTTCCAGAAAGCCTGGGGTTGCTAACGGTAATGGTCGAGGGAGTGGACGTGATCGTTATAAAGCCACAGACACCGAGTACTATCAGAGTTATTCCGTCGTATTTCCCTCAGGAACCAATGAGGTTCGTTTTGTAACTGAAGGTAAGCCGGGAACTGCTGTAGTGTTAGATTATTTGGAACTGTTTTCTCAGTAAGGTAAACGTTTAGTGGCGCTAGTTTAGTGCCACTTTTGTTGTAATTGTAATGAAATGCAGATAAGGGCTCGATAAATTACAATTTTCATGTAAAATCCTGACCCCAGTTCAGCATTGCTGAATTGGATTGAACATATAACTTAGCAGGAGATGCCATGTTAGACCCAAAAGTGATTGTCGCTCTCGACTACCCAAAACTAGATGATGCGTTAGCCTTTGTTGATCGTATCGAACCGGGAAGTTGTCGACTGAAAGTTGGCAAAGAGATGTTTACTTATTTTGGCCCTGACTTTGTGCGTAAACTGCATGATCGGGGCCATTCTGTATTTCTAGATCTGAAATTTCATGACATCCCGAACACTTGTTCTCGCGCTGTTGCAGCAGCTGCCGATATAGGTGTGTGGATGGTCAATGTTCACGCCAGTGGTGGCGAGCGCATGATGGCCGCATCGCGCGAAATTCTAGAGCCTTATGGAAAAGATCGCCCACTATTGATTGCTGTAACTGTACTAACAAGTATGGAAGCGTCTGATCTTGCTGGTATTGGTATCCAATGTGAGCCACAAGAGCATGTACTAAATCTTGCGAATTTGACGAAGAACAGCGGCTTAGACGGTGTTGTTTGTTCAGCGCAAGAAGCATCAATGCTAAAAGCTAATCTCGGTCAAGAATTTAAGCTAATTACTCCTGGTATTCGTCCAGTTGGCAGTGCTGCTGGTGATCAACGACGTGTAATGACGCCAGTGGAAGCCGTACAAGCAGGTTCTGACTACCTTGTGATTGGCCGTCCTATTACTAAAGCTGCCGATCCTGCTGCAGTACTTGCAGAAATTAATGCATCGCTAGCGTAACTCGCTTTCTCTGCTAAATTTACGCTGACGGCTCACAGTAATGTGGGCCGTTTTTGTATTTGATTAACAATAATTAGAATTTATATTTGTAGCTTATCTATGGTGTGTGTCAAAATATCGTCATTCTTTTTAGCGATATAAGTGACTGGTAAACATGATTAAAAGTAGTGATGTTCGAGGATTTACCTTGATTGAACTAGTCATTGTTATCGTTATTCTCGGCATTGTAGCCGTTACTGCCGCACCTCGTTTCCTTGATTTACAACACGATGCTCGTAAAGCGACATTGGCAGGAATGAAAGCCGCAATGGCATCCGCCTCTGAGCAAGTTTATGCTAAATCGATAATCACTGGCCTTGATAGATCACCATCGGGTGCAGTCGCGATGAACGGCCGCTCGATAGAAGTCATTTATGGTTATCCAAAGAACCAATATAAAGATGTTTGGAGTGAATTATTGGTGGGGGAATTCGGGGAAGTGCCGTATCAAGACGCTAGCAAATATGAGTGGATGTGGCATAACCCAAGCCCAACCAAAGATGGTTTGTATATCATGCCGAGAAATTTTACGAATAAAAAACAGAACTGCTATGTGATGTATCGTCCGCCAACATCGAATACCACCACTAACTACACGTTAGAAATGGTGGATACGGGCTGCTAATTAACAGCCCATAGCTTAATCTCATTTAGCAGCAAATCTTAGGTGTTGCGCCACTAATACGGCTACTGCGATCGTGTGAAGGCGCAGCAAAGTGACTGTCTAATAGCTTCTGTGTTAAAGGATGCTGAGGATTACTGAACACATCGGCTGTTTTACCTGATTCTACAACTTCCCCTTCATGCATAACCATGACCTTATCGGTAAAGTGTTTAATCACGCCCATATGCTGTGATACATAAATATATGACAGTCCCATCTCTTCTTGTAGCTCAAACAGCAGGTTAATGATCTGCGATCGCATCGACATATCTAAACCATTTAATGCTTCATCAGCCACAATAATACAAGGCTGTAAGATTAAAGCACGGGCTAAAGAGACACGTTGCTTTTGTCCTGTTGCCAGCATTTGAGG harbors:
- a CDS encoding Ig-like domain-containing protein, with protein sequence MFGRILIIFTFICLLIACGGESSSSSSTGTGTGTGTGTGTGTGTGTTGGGSGGGTLPDKLNIADYETLPQSFKTTVRRNDQVLQVTLNKFSLRRKDTVFYQYAADNPAEITPLSYTPEVRSYRGQVDSEPESMIIGYVDGENNFYGRVFYGGQLAWEIPSIPVPTKVQKGLLLNNAINRSPVDLQPIKENHQLGAPSLSSPIPSKESFYLQLAEITFFASFDSYDKIFKKKLNSAIGGMDYAANLLDYVFARDALIRFSYAGGLIATAKPSGLSENEQQQHLRTKLDKKFSLFHRFTGPANSGANTGLTSWCEYNKSLWCTLHEVGHAFNLGHDIGPESVGLMGAMELIPTNNISVVKSSPGAMNGKIVPAMQSRMSPNANIDHLDVERDGRGQVNVFANDFDANGNLSGGKVMIRAFDQRSAQNARIAHLGNGVFEYVAPVGFVGEDEFSYVIVDDQGMADRSEVHVRVLSKSRIAYYSLDNYTVRKNLKTEDNKAAGDIHLLVNQAGGEHFIRRVTNLPRWSYVGLAQEILREGGYNLVFEENDVMANKDHVPHDLVPGLSSYSVSLTFTQDGDFVSHRADGSMSRGSQEIAMVGQGKLDEGFALSYFNGNTQRANHSGEPLKGLGWTLVGRQFFTQSHFRQQPHIVHAYAKPDAVVVNDNKPHKIVWVVNRENNTVTTWVDNKIVPMKLAKSDTDFSDHVTLPDGFAGVYPGGTHGWYSSGRDWYSQYVGPWFMRQLNAGDTTIWEDVTDFVSHKSRVDDIQLYSYALNEQEVRDFYEGKQKAYSNAPLNGKSTSWQDLTLRWNNKGVKGYRLTWGYQADLTVFEQQRDMGMATTVQILPDRQRPVLYWRIDTQFADGWVNGNIWSVVNPEKQGKRLTLSFTQDELDSSDKVDSRAWPMNVSKLIEGVQVTVTGQHHRNEPSQLILRGHGTALSVTSHGELFSQAVVRLGSEDAYKQGHFKIQYRDGANWVDGLVLYKNGVATSFNINGDFSRKPGVANGNGRGSGRDRYKATDTEYYQSYSVVFPSGTNEVRFVTEGKPGTAVVLDYLELFSQ
- the pyrF gene encoding orotidine-5'-phosphate decarboxylase is translated as MLDPKVIVALDYPKLDDALAFVDRIEPGSCRLKVGKEMFTYFGPDFVRKLHDRGHSVFLDLKFHDIPNTCSRAVAAAADIGVWMVNVHASGGERMMAASREILEPYGKDRPLLIAVTVLTSMEASDLAGIGIQCEPQEHVLNLANLTKNSGLDGVVCSAQEASMLKANLGQEFKLITPGIRPVGSAAGDQRRVMTPVEAVQAGSDYLVIGRPITKAADPAAVLAEINASLA
- a CDS encoding type II secretion system protein, which gives rise to MIELVIVIVILGIVAVTAAPRFLDLQHDARKATLAGMKAAMASASEQVYAKSIITGLDRSPSGAVAMNGRSIEVIYGYPKNQYKDVWSELLVGEFGEVPYQDASKYEWMWHNPSPTKDGLYIMPRNFTNKKQNCYVMYRPPTSNTTTNYTLEMVDTGC